tttcGTTATTACCTTAAAACTTTATCAAATTTAATCTTTACCCTTTCTTTGCCCTTAAGTTTAAGAAAAacaatttttaaccactttaactttttatgaactttgtaaatgccaCTTTCACTCCCTTGAGAGTTTTTGTGATGTAGGGGCATATCATCatatcttatatttttatttaaaatttgaatttccTAATTTATCTTTTTCTATAGTTATAAATTAGGTTCTAGGGTTTATTGTTTATTCAGTTTTTGGTTTATTATTGAATAGAACGATCTATGTTCTTGAACCTTTTGGTTCCTTTTATCGTCTTTGATTAACTAAGTgttcttgagccatttgattgCACGCGTAACTGCatcaggtggtatcagagctttggtttTCAAATGGCTCTACGTGAAgacaaatgtttttttttgttcgAAGAGTCGCCGACCGAGGCATCGAAAAGAACATTGGTGATTCACGTATTCGTGGAGATCGATTAAATTGTGATCGTAAATCCGCCGGCCAAGGCAACAAGATCAGAAACCGTGATCCACGTGATATTATTAAGATCAAAAGACTCCGACAACGAGTCCAAGATCTTGAAGAGATCAAACGGCTTCGACAACGAGTCCGAGATCTTAAAGAGATCAGACGACTCCATCAATGAGTCCGAGATCTCGAGTTGCAACGGGAGATGGGCAAGACGGAAACCGAGTCAAGCACCGTTGTCTGGGACGAAGGTGGCGACGGAGAGGAGCATCCGTTTGGTCGTCACCCACCCCGGTTCTACGAACCGATCTATCAAGAGTTTTTATCGGAAGACAAACCTGTTTTCGATGATGATGGGATTGAACCCGATGAGAAAGAATGTTCGTTTGTACGAGAAGGTTTTAAGAGAGAAAATGGACATTAGTTGTGGTCCGTCAATGAGTACGGTGGTTATTGGTAGCGCTGAGGCAGTCAGTGGTGTGGAAACTCCATTAATGCTGGCAAAATTTGTGGAAGGAATGATTGTCGCACAAGATAAGGTaggtttgaaatttgaaaactcTATTAATTTAGAAATCTTATACGAAAGAAACAATATTTGTTCCTCAAATATGGGGTACCACGATTTTAAGGGGTATGAAAATTCCATGCACTTATTGGATGGATTATATTGGGATCATATTTGACACAAGAAACGTGGCAACCTTAAGTGAAAAGAATAATGCTGATGTGCTAAGTTCTCTTGGTACACAACTTTTATTAAAGATAATTACTGGTGTGGGTTTTAGAGAACAATCTGCTCTTGGGTTGCAAATCAAACCAAACACAATCAAAACTTTTAAATTGGATTATTTTAATGGATCATATTTGAAGCTCAAGTGTAGTGATCAACGTTCTAAGCCTAGTGAGGAAGCAAGGGAAAAAAGGCATGGAGAACCTTCGACCCAGGTGGTACATGTTCCGAGTTGGGCGAGATGAACTGTAAAGTTAAGTTGTATAGGTGGTTCATGATGCTAATAATAAAAAGCAATAGGGTTGATTTTCCATTTGATCCGGGCGGCTTTGGTCCGAAGgcaaaactcgaggacgagtttttttttttttaagacgGGAAGTATGATGCAGGGGCATATCATCatatcttatatttttatttaaaatttgaatttccTAATTTATCTTTTTCTATAGTTATAAATTAGGGTCTAGGGTTTATTGTTTATTCAGTTTTTGGTTTATTATTGAATAGAACGATCTATGTTCTTGAACCTTTTGGTTCCTTTATAGTCTTTGATTAACTAAGTgttcttgagccatttgattgCACGCGTAACTGCATCATTTTGGcttgacgatataaattcgagttagtcgcgccgcgtataatacgttatgattgtacgatacAAATTTGATTTacgttacgttttgatccaattGCAATGCAACTATAGcatacattgagttcaatcggatacctcaaaacgtgcgttttcatatggtttacacatcacataacgcttggactaatcCGTTCGATATTTACGAAGTACCCGCGCCGCAAGTCGCACGGATCTTATTACTAAATGAAAGCTGAAAAAGTTGTCCATCTAGTTAATCCATCTGTTATCTAGCCCATCATGTACAAAAGATTTCTTGTATGAATCGTAGGTGACAATATCAGTCATTAATCTCTGAGACCTCTCTCTTCCAAGATGTTTAAAGGTTTTATCTTTGCGAATGTATCACCACCCCAGTGggaactttttcatacgttaatatttaaaaaaattacacaGTATTAAACTATTAATAAGCATTTTATTCAATTTATTTCGACCAGCCTATTGCCATAGTATTCTTAAAgagctactggcgaaattcaccacatcggaaTACACTCGCCtacgaaccggggaaaaccctcacctagggccgaagcccatgaacactcgcccgaaggcatggcagtgcggtgaggtaaaactcGCTCCGTTCAAGGATCAAACTAGCGATCTCCACCTATTCGCCTGGTATATTTTAATTGTCTTTTTAAAATAATAGTTTAGTCATAGTTGATAAGGCCTGGTATATTTGGAATTGTCTTTTTAAAATAATAGTTTAGTCATAGTTGATAAATTAGAATACTATATATTGAATAAGGGACGGCACGTTACTAGTTTTCTTGGTAGATGAAACATAAGTGTTCACAAACAAatataaccaaaaaaaaaacactattcgAGATGGAATTTTGAATCTTATAAACTTTGACTAGTGTTCAATGGGCATAAAAACCTTGTAGACCTAATGGGACATATTGATTTTCTATTCATTAATTTCTAAGTCTtcctgtttaatatataattttatattatttttagagatttaaacataatttaaaaaaaaaaattggaaaaaaatTACCGAACTCGGGTCTTTTTTTGTAAAATGTATACCGAAATAtgaaaaaaaatgttttgaatTTATATGAAACACCATAAATCAAAagttatatgaaaaaaaaaaatcacatgttAATCATGAAAACTCAACAAAAAACAAAATGTTACGAGGGGTGTAGATGCAATTTTCTAAAcgtgaaaaatataaattattctGATCCTTTAATTTCAAGAATATTTACATTCATGACGAGAATCAATCAAAGAATAATCGATCAAGACAATTAAagaataataaattaaaaaaaatccaaaaaaaaaaaaaaagatttttctaattaaaaaaaaaaaaaaaaaaaaaaaaaaactaaatcttATGCAAGAGGAGAGGCTTAGGTTGCGTCATGGTTCTTCTCTTCCACAAATTAATTTCTTTTCTTGGCTCCGTATTTCCCGCAACCCTAACCAACTTATCATCAAACCCTAACGGATTTCGTATCACCACCGGTGCAGACGACGGGACTATAACATCTCCTTCATCAGAATCGTAATTCCGGTCACCGGAATCTACGGCCATACTATTTCTCGTCCAATCAATATCCGACAACTTTTCCCGACCACTAGAAAACCTTTTCATCGTACTCAAACTCGGTACCTTATCAAGAAACATAGGAACGTTTGACTTCTTGTCTTGTTTTTTCCCGCCAAATGATAATAATTTCGTAAACCCTAGTTTTTTCTTGCCCTTACTTTCTGTATGTGAAGCATGCACGTCAACGCCGCCACGTGTCCTGTCCGGTGTAGCAGATTTCTGCCGGAAATCTTTTCCGGTGGGTTGGGGTTtcggtttttgtttttgttttgtgtaCTTGCACTTTACTTGGCCCATGCATGAGACTCTTGGAGACGTGGGTTCGTATGTGATAGTGTGATCCGAGTGATTCTTGATTTTCCGGCGAGTTTGATCGGTGGAAAGCAAGGGGCCGGAGAAGGTGATTCCGATGTGGGATTTGTGGG
The Helianthus annuus cultivar XRQ/B chromosome 6, HanXRQr2.0-SUNRISE, whole genome shotgun sequence genome window above contains:
- the LOC110865969 gene encoding uncharacterized protein At1g76070-like; protein product: MDQQKSKSKNTILKFLPRATSSISFQNPLIHSPKPSEKPHKSHIGITFSGPLLSTDQTRRKIKNHSDHTITYEPTSPRVSCMGQVKCKYTKQKQKPKPQPTGKDFRQKSATPDRTRGGVDVHASHTESKGKKKLGFTKLLSFGGKKQDKKSNVPMFLDKVPSLSTMKRFSSGREKLSDIDWTRNSMAVDSGDRNYDSDEGDVIVPSSAPVVIRNPLGFDDKLVRVAGNTEPRKEINLWKRRTMTQPKPLLLHKI